The stretch of DNA CGTTTGATGAAGTGCGCTTTGTATCATTCTGCACGCGTGTTAATTATTCGCGTGCTCAGAAGCCATTTAAGCAGGCAAATTTTCTGAGAGCAAGttaattgttttacatttatcgtCATGCTGAATGCGAGTGTTTGATCAACactttagttttaatatactttcGTATTAAAAATGCCACTTCAGAGATGTACCGAAAATTCATTGTAAATCACCGGAGCGAAAGCGACTGACAACTCAATTTTGAATCTGGTTCTCGGAGAAAGACGAGAGTGgagaaaaattacttttctcGCTTAACGCGGTTTATTTCCACGTTTTGCTCATGCAGACACGGCAGATTCGTTAATCGAATTTCAAGTTGCTTGTTCCGTCTCCGTCTCTCTATTTTAGCTGTATAAAAATCCCAGTTCtcgattataatttaatttcgaaacttttacatttattgttGGCTCTCGTGAATTGCCGTCCGAAGCGccctaatttatttatcaagtttCCGTAACATTCGAGATATACGAATGGATGCTTTTAATGGCGGAGTCACGACACACCTCTCGCTCTCGCAGATTTGTGGGACAAACGCACGCTATGTTAATTGTAACATGAGTAGAGCGGAATGAGTCATCCACTCGTACTATCCGCGCCAGATAGCTTCCTACGCATGGGATCGCAGAGTTGCGGACAAATAAATACTTCCCCCCTTTTAGATGTAGCGCAACGAGTCACGCTACTAATTCGACAAATGTCACAAGATCGATATATCATACTGATTGCAGAACAGCGTGAAAGAGCGCATATTAATGgatgtgtataaattattaagaaacttTTACACGCCTTCTTTTCGTCGGATAATGCATAAAGGATGAATTTATGTGTTCCAGGACTGCAAgcggaattattttatgtcagGGATGGCGTCGTAAACGAGTACGCCATCAAGTTCGTCGTTCCTGTACCAGCGCAGGTTCAGAAACTCCATTTCACGTGGGAAAATTTCGACCCCGACCCTGTAAGTGTTCTTGCGgcaagttaataaatttatttctaacacCGGCGAAATTATGCAACTGTCGAAGAAAATGTTGATGAGTAAAAATTTTGAGTGGAAATTAATTACGCAATTGTGAgacaatatacatttaaagtTTAACACGCTAATTTGCACTGATTGTACAAATTATGTACAGTTATATTTTAActatcaaaaagaaaaaagtttgatCTTAGAGTGTATTAGTCGTAAAATACTTGAAGTCAAAAGTGCCTGACTTTGATCAAGATATATCGCATAAAAAAGCGCAAAGAGTGGAAAGGACATTCGAAGGGATGTAACAAAGTGAGCAGGATAAGGCGATTGTCGAGGAGAAAAATCATCCATGCGCGAGATATTTACGCGCACAATATTCCCAGCGAACGCTTCTACGTCTCTCTTATTTATGTTCCTCTGGCTTTTCCTCCCGCGTCTCTTCGCGCCTCTTCGCCGGGATTAAAGTCGCCCGCGGCTGAGAAATGCTGAAATTGCTCGTTAACGCAGGAATCCGCGTCACCGCACGTAAGACACTTCTCAGAGACGGATCTCATCCGAGCGGGCATTTTTCAGGGTTCAGCGATCACACCGTCCAGCCATTCGAGAAGCCTTTAGCCAATCTTCATTCGCGTTTCTCCTTCTCTCGTGTCCTTACGACGAGCCGTACTTATCAGGATTATCGAGGCATATCGCGCCTTTCCGCTTCTCAGGTTCCCAGCGTGGACAATGGCGTGGGCTTTTCAGCAAATAACGAATAAAAGATCTCCCGTCTTTTCGCCGAGGGGCGAAATTAGAAATTGTTGAAACATTTCCGTTTGCCGGATTCCATTAGCCGTCCACCTTCGCGCTTCTTAATCACGCCGTATATTTCCCTCTCGTGTCGCGTCAGTCGTGTCGCTATCCTCCGTTTCAACCGCGCGCGTTCATTAATATTGCTAAAAGCCTGCCGATCGACCTCCACCTTTTTTGTCCCGAATAAACAACCGGCGGCGGAGGTATCCTGCCGcgcgaattaattttatgttactcTTAATGTAACGACGCGGCTGACGCCGCGCGTTAAGTCACGACGGCGAGAATCGCGCGGCTGCATATTCATGCGGGATATAAAATCGAAAGCGGGCCCTTCTTCTCGCTCCATGAGTCATCGCGCGGAGCCACTCGCGAGCCCACTTCTGCCCGTCGACTCGCCGTCGACATCCGTGGTACATTGACAAAGTGGCGGCGAAAAGTGGGCAGAATGCGGCGGGGTGTCCGATTGACTCGTCGGCGATGCGCGGAAAAAAAGGACGGATCCAGGAGCGGGACAAAGTGGTCCATCCACTTCTTCCAGTTGTCTCTCGGGCGGACAGGCTTGCGGGAGGGCGcggaaaggggggggggagatgGGGGGAGAGCAAGAAGACTGACGAGCGACGCAAAGACATCCGTCACCTCCGCCGGCAAAACCGTGCTGCCTGAATGGTACTTAAACCACTGCCTGTCCGTCAAACGCGCGGGAATTGTGTCCCGATAAAGCGGTTCCGCGCGGCGACGGCCTGTACGCGTCGAATTATCGGAGAATCCTGCCCCTCGCCGGCTTCGCGCGCCAGACGGAGCGCATTCAATTTTGCGATCGCACGCACGTTTGTTGCGCGGGTATTTGTACAGCAATTTTTCCTTCGCCGCGCGCGTATCACGCAACGCCGTTCGTGCGGTATGAAACATATGGCGGATTCGAGAATTGACAAAAGGACGCGGTAGTTATTGTATAAGTATCGCGGGGAGATATGGCAATTTTTCGGttaattgtattgtaaaattgacATCCTTCACGATGGAAGCACAAAGCAGGgatattttcaaagatttttcaGAGATGCATCATCTATCACGGTATTCTTACCGTGCCATCTgtcactttttttaaaaggacGCAGGTGATTGACGATCTTGTGTTTTAATGATTCATTgtacttatataattaattatttccctACTTTCTCGGCTGAGCATCAATAAATGaatcaatcaatattttaatctaatcAATTTTCTTCAACATCCAATGAAAATCGTAATTTAACGCCACATTTGATCAAGCGCAGGCCTGCACAGGTCTTATCTCATTCCGGATTTCGAACGAAATCTTATTCGCCCGTCTACATTATTAACTGGAATCCGCCAGGTCCATTTGGAGGAAACGGGAGAGCGGCGGATAGCGGTAGCGACAAGCCGACAGGGTTGACGAGGCACTCCGTTCGCGGCTAGCCGGGAACCGATCATCACTGCGAGCTAGTAATCAGCTGCGAGCTCGCTTCTGCATCGCTTAAGCCCTCGCTTCCTCTTTTCACCCTCCTCCCTCCTTTCGTCGCGCCCTCCCTCCATTTTCTTTCCACTCTTGTTCTCGTAGTCCCTCGGACTCGCTTTGCTCAGCGCAAATTGTCTTCCAAGAATGGCACGTTCGAGATTGTAGGAAAGTTCAACGCTCTTGTGGACGGAGGAGAGTAGCCGGCCGAACCTCACGTCGGCATTGTTTCATTTGTCTCGGTTCTCAGATGGATTCCGAGTCTTGTAGATTTTTGCCCCAAATCTCTTCGCGAGTCAAATTTCACTCTGAAACAATCGGCGAGTCGCTCGAGAGACAACCGACCATTGGAATTCTCTATGCTTCCAGCTACCGTACTCGCTCTTCGTCGACATCAGCAATCCTTCAGCGCTGAGCGGCTCGCTAAACATTTCCCAGACCGGAGTGATACCCGTGGGTTACATACAGACGTGGGCCCTCACGCTTCACTGCGGGCCCTACGACGTGGAAGTCGACTTGAGCATCCGAATAAACGTCTCGGTGAAGACCAACCTTACCAGCCTGGAGTTCAAGCGGAAGAAGATTTGCTTGAAGGACAAGAGTTACATAGAGCCCGAGGAGGTCCTCGTCGCCGCCCCCGGCACGACTTCCGGCGGTCAGATCTTTTACGCGGCCATCGGCTGCGCGTGTGCATTCATCGCCGCTATTTTCGTCCTCGTGCTGGCCTACTACGTGCGCGACAAGAAGACCAGACGACATCGAGATCCTCTCCAGTGAGTTGTCCGAGTGAACTGACTCCATCGACTAGATTTCCAACTGCGATTTTACGAATTCTAGGGAATCCAGAGGTCTCAGTTCGGCGTGCAGCGTCGAAAGGGGCACCGGAGTCGGACCTGCGCAAACGTTTTTGTCACCGGAAACACCTCCACCTGCGTCCGCTGCGTCCGGATCGTCTTACAGAAGACTAGACGATCGCCCTAGCCGAGAACTGCACGAAAGAATTCAGGAAATCACTGTTCAAAGGTGACTATCGTATTTTCAAACAACGAAGCTCGTCgcatttgattaattatgaCAACCtcgagcaatttttttaaacctgattatttgaaaataaatatttttcctaaaaaaatagatttcgaTTTTTACAAGCAATAATTCAGGAACGTGTGAtaagatacaaaattaatgaaaataatgaattttccTCGCAGATGCAGAGTACGTCTTCTCAGCATCGAAATGGAAGGAACATTTGGACGCGTATACAGAGGAAGTTATCACGAGGAGGGTGCTTTATCCCCGAGAGACGTACTAGTGAAAACAGCTGCCGAGCACGCATCCCAATCACAAGTGAGTTAATTTTTCgtataatcttaaatataattttaattaattacttccGGAAGCTAATTCTCTCaagaatgtatataaaaataaaaaatttccggATATCAATTGttgtattaaaatgttttcaagTTTCGAAGCAAAgttaactttaatcttttaaaaaataaatcgtttccTTTCTCTCAACGTGACTAGAATGTATTCAAATATAACTATATGCTAATTTAAATAGGTGGCTCTTCTCCTGCGGGAAGGTTTAGCTCTTTACGGGCTCAGTCATCCGGCATTGCTTCCGGTTCTCGGTGTTTCTATCGAAGACAGAAGCGCACCTTTTCTGCTGTACCCGCACACGGGTTACAGAAACATGAAGAGATTCTTGTTAAGGTGCAAGCTAAGCAGCGAAGGGCCCCCAAGGGCCCTCACAACGCAAGAAGTCGTCGAAATGGCACTACAGGCTGCCAAAGGTGTACAATATCTTCACAAAAAGAGACTCATTCACAGAGACTTGGCTGCCAGAAATTGCGtgtacgtaataataataaattatttatttgcccTTTTTTCCCCCCCTCAGAAATACGACGTAGACTTTTATTaacaacatattttatattacttctTACTGACTTAATTTTATGCGCTCTATAAATTCTTAAGcgctcttaaaaaatttttatcgccaGACGTATCACTTTCAACGCGGCTCGACACAAGCCTCGCGTTTTTATACACCTTTTTGTACACCTGTATATACGAAGCTGTGGTCGTTACGTCTCGTTACCGAATTAATTGCGCGCGTAGACTTAATAACCGGCGCGTTACCGTAAGGCTTTAATTGGCGTCTATCTGATTTCCATTTCGGAAAAGTGCTTATAACGATGCCGTAACGAAACCGTACGATACGTGCTTCCCTGGCAATCGTCGTGTCTGAggttcattaatttttatcttccaGTGTTGACGACGACTTGCGAGTACAGATCACGGATAACGCCCTCGCCAGAGATCTGTTCCCACAAGATTATCACTGCCTCGGCGATAACGAGAATCGCCCTATCAAATGGCTGGCGATAGAAAGTTTACTCACCAAGACCTTCACAACAGCCTCTGACGTGGTAAGTGTgcgaaatattattgaaatatgatTATCTAAATATCTCTTATCTCactccaatatttttctttctacaatctttcatttttttttatcaaagtgaacctttatttcaatttttatcacgTTATTTTGTTCAACTTTAGTGGGCATTCGGCGTTTTATTGTGGGAATTGACGACGTTGGCGCAACAACCTTATGTGGAAGTGGATCCATTTGAAATGGCATCCTACCTCAGAGACGGCTACAGATTGGCACAACCGATAAACTGTCCAGACGAGCTGTTCGCGGTGATGGCATACTGCTGGGCTATGTCAGCGGAAGAGAGACCGACATTTAGTCAATTGATTATCTGTCTGCAAGACTTCCACACTCAGTTAACGCGATATGTTTAATTGAGCCGGGCAATTCACTGTAAAATAGGTTTTAAATTTGGTTAAACTTTGGCTCTTAAAATATCTGAACATATCGAagctttttttatcaaagagATAGAAATTCGCATCACGCTTGTATATATTGTTGTAGTACTTAAGCCTCCGTAAGAAGTTCGTTTTTTATAGGAATAGTGCGATATGTGTAGATAATCGATTCTAGTGTAATATATCACCTTTCTCTTCGAAATTCTTAAACTTTGTGATTTGAAGCTTAGAAGTAACCGTCGAAGGAAATTGAATTCAAAGTAAAGTTGTATTTTTGTGCGATGATTCACGTAAagcattcaaaaattaatttcagagAAACTGTTAATATCGAACGTATCATAGGATGCATCATAGAGAAATCAGTCTGTAAGAtctatcaaattatataacatattggAATGAGCCGTAAAACGAGTAAGAATGGTcgacagcaaaaaaaaaaggatagcAATATGAAGCGgggcatttatttttgttgcaaatagaaaagaaatagcATGTGAAAGAAAGATAGACGTTCCTAACTGTGAAaactattcttttttaattgtggCCGCAAGCCTACGCGTGTATAGTTTGTTATAGAAAAGGCTCATTCCAATACGTTGTATAGCTTAATAGTAAGATTAACCTCTCAATTTGTCATAAACTTAAATTTTGAGCATAAAAggaaatttcatataatataattttctgaaatttataattaaatataactttccaaaattatatcatataaaatcaaaagtaCGTCTTTAGCGCCTGATATCTTAGAGGTACCCGGT from Linepithema humile isolate Giens D197 chromosome 2, Lhum_UNIL_v1.0, whole genome shotgun sequence encodes:
- the LOC105677344 gene encoding tyrosine-protein kinase Dnt-like, whose amino-acid sequence is MIRQLPILLLFGVALATNNKSFNLFLSQTEVRKLMGLQAELFYVRDGVVNEYAIKFVVPVPAQVQKLHFTWENFDPDPLPYSLFVDISNPSALSGSLNISQTGVIPVGYIQTWALTLHCGPYDVEVDLSIRINVSVKTNLTSLEFKRKKICLKDKSYIEPEEVLVAAPGTTSGGQIFYAAIGCACAFIAAIFVLVLAYYVRDKKTRRHRDPLQESRGLSSACSVERGTGVGPAQTFLSPETPPPASAASGSSYRRLDDRPSRELHERIQEITVQRCRVRLLSIEMEGTFGRVYRGSYHEEGALSPRDVLVKTAAEHASQSQVALLLREGLALYGLSHPALLPVLGVSIEDRSAPFLLYPHTGYRNMKRFLLRCKLSSEGPPRALTTQEVVEMALQAAKGVQYLHKKRLIHRDLAARNCVVDDDLRVQITDNALARDLFPQDYHCLGDNENRPIKWLAIESLLTKTFTTASDVWAFGVLLWELTTLAQQPYVEVDPFEMASYLRDGYRLAQPINCPDELFAVMAYCWAMSAEERPTFSQLIICLQDFHTQLTRYV